aatctacaattctttgtctatgaagattgtaagttgtttatgtggaagtatggtttttttatttgttttagaattttcagattgtatttgatatgtttttaagactatgtcgaatctatgttcttataattattgaagtttgtattctattgttgtgttctactcttcttttacttgctcttaaataattttctgatatgtgcatatgaatttagtgtttgaatgcaatccctaagattgtatttgagtgctatcttcatcatctatattgacacaaatcgaattatgccctaagtaggtttggtttgtgttaattaaagtgggaaattctggaaatttacatgtaccccATGGTGACTGACGTCACCGTGaagcatgtctccaacaaagatttggtgcttaaatataatcttgtttgatttctatcctaagtgttgttaaacttaattgcatgcaatttaggtgaggcctattggtgtctaaaagtatgtaatcagatgaattagaaatcatgatagaaccaaacttgtaattatatagtgcattggtgaatttggtttagtttggtaaagagaagtcgatcatgtaaatagtaatttaggttttattttaatagttaataatcaatctcaaacaccccattatttgttaatactaaaagtttagagttcccttcaattccccggactgaacgatccatgcttattctatactaacgatgacattttacagagTTTATTATGTGACACTCGCGCATCTCATCATGATACTCACTCATTTGTTTTCTTGGATGATGATTATCATTAGGGGATGGCTCAATGTCAATACCAATCCAAAGAGAGATCTCGAAGAATGATAATGTTAaatgagtttgatgtcgaACCATACACTATTGAAGTAAAATTCCAACGTTGTATATTGGCCTACATGGAAAGATACATTCCAGTTTAAACAAAGAGATAGATCCCTAGTTAGGTAATGCCAACACTGTAAGTGTAAACCCTATAAATTATATCTTTGTTAGATAACGTAGTGAGAAAGAGCTAGGCTCACAATATGGCGCAAGGCCTCTCACAACACTCCTTGGATTCGACTATGAGAAGAGTTTGCTCTCATAATGGATGTCGTTGCACTCCACTACTTTGTCAGTTATGAGGTTTCCAAAAAATTGAATTTGCAGCTTGTGGTCAAAAATCATCTCTGTTGGGACTAAGTTAAGAGATGTAAATAAAGATCCTGAATATATTAGTTTTCACCTAATGTAAGTGTCTCCAGACCACGGAACGCATTAACTTGATTAAGGTAAAGATATTAAAATAAAGTGTGATGGactcttgatgaactaagagTCAAGAATGCTGCATTTCCGAAGCTCCTTGCTCAAAGCTCATCTAATCAAGTTTATTAGACTAGATAATGTAGGAGAATTCACTTCGAAACTTTAAATGACTATTGCATGTCGATCGGGAGAGATGTGAAACATCTTGTACCCTATTTTCAATGTGAGAATGGATTAGCAGAGGCAACAATTAAACAGTTATAGCTTATAGCTCTGGCTGTAATTATGGATTATAATTTATTTGCCTACACTTGCTTAGggttatgcaatattgcatgcaaCTATACTTAAGAATGAAAGGATCTTGGAATTCCTAGGTCTCGAAAGTGATGACCGatattgatgatgttattcatcggttggataaaggaaaaaaagacGTTAAACTAATGCCTATAAGTATCCCATGAATCAGTAGAAGTCATGAGAAGACATCTTTCGTCCGTATGAGCGATGATAAGTCTTAGGAGATGAAACCCTCCATTTAAATACGATATGCatatgcatgtacttgttgtaTTATTTTTCACTCGACACCTCATTTGGTTTAAATTCGTAAAGCCAAGATGATGGTTGAGTGCGCCCACATAATGTCAGTGTTTGATCACATCATGTTTATGATGTCAAATCCTATATCCCAACACAAAAGACATTTTAATGAAGCGATGTCAGAATCTGCCCagattcgtaggtcaacttccacGGGACCTATAAGACAGATGACTCCTTGGAAAATGGTAAATTCGGTACCATTGGAAAGATCTATGTGTCGAatttccagggacaccaaccatttaatcatatcaattatattgagtgagttataacTGTTTTAGCAAAATATGATCGATATGTCTGGACTTTGCAACTGAGTTAATTTCGACAGAGCTTTGTGATCAGCTCTGAACGAACTAGGTTGTGAACCATATATCACTGGAAGGCCAcgtgtgtctactttccagaaatGTACGGTTCATCCATACCTATTGAATCAAAGAATTTATGATTGTTTAATTGCGTGAAGGTCATACGACGCGTGAACCTGATTTctattgcaaactcttgttttgagttgttatgcaattctttttctttgattcatgtatggataagtgtacatgtttgatttaagAATATTTGGTGATATTTGATAATCAAATCATTAACacattgctacttttgaagaatgtgaaaagCGTTTGTATACGCTATCTATATGTGCTTTGTAAATCATCGTTTAGTCAACTGTCATGCCACTTCGAGATTAAGTTACCGATCAAGGGGAGTTGTTTtgcagacttcagggggagtctatacCACACTTTATCTTCAACTGTAGTTGGTGTGTTGtgcttttttttctcctttaacCAAGACttttattttacccaagaggtttttgttttgtttggtaagatttttaccgaggcaacagtattgcaccatgacacattaggatCGCAATACAAGGGAGATTATTGTAAGAGAATTACTCTTGGTAATCTTGTGATGTATCTTATTctaattagtataggttaGTCTAAATAAGAAAGAATATATAATCTCTGATTCTATGAGATACTtaatgtaatgtctatataaaaGTCTCCTcatcaatgaataaaaatgATGATACAACTTATTCTGatgtatattatatttttcataGGTTCTTTTTTAGCCAATTTGGAATTCCTAATTAGTATTGGCCATGGTGCTTGTTATCCTGCACCCAACATATTTTACAGAGCCttttaacccaaaaaaaaacatattttacAGAGCCTAGCATGTGATGTAAACGTGTCTTCTGACCACTGGTTTCGCAATTTAATTCCCATTGATTCTAAAGAGAAACAGAGAGGTGAGACAAAAAAATGGCTAGATCATGGGGtaatgtcaaatttgacatgaAACTTCAACATAGTCGTTACTATTTTTTTGTCcgaaataaaaacatattacTATTCACTACCATGCCAAATAACAGCCCACCCTCTAAAACTAATCTGAGCACTAACAATACAAAGGCAAttgattgaaacttgaaagtcaTTTACCCCATCATGCTTCAGAACAGAACCGAGTGTAAAAAGCTGTCAGTACATCGCAAAACATCTGACGCATACATACATATCAATCCTTCTCTTCTATTACTCATTCAATGACAGAAATTCATTAACATAGAGATCTCAAAACCAAATATGTTTTTGAATAAAACATCCCTTTTCTATCTTAAGAAAGAACTGAAACCTGCTAAATACAGAAGGCTACATATAACAACCTTATTTGACCCCTTCTTCctcatttcaatttcattatAATAAACTGctttttttccaattttatcTTTTGGCATCAGTCAGTTGTCATTGGTTGGGTCATGCAACACCTGAATCGAGCCTTCCGCACAGTTGTCATGATCTCTGTCTCTGCAATCTCAAGCATTCTTACCACTTCACTGAAGGGCGGCCTGGCATCAGGGTTCGCATCCCAACATCTCGTCATTATCTCACTGAGAACACTTAAGCAGTCGGGGGGAATGATAGGACGGACACCCTTATTGACAACTGCAAACGCGGCCTGTACCGCTGTCATTTTCGAGAACGGGAGCATCCCTGTTATAAGTTCCCAAAGAACAATCCCAAAGCTGTAAACATCAACTTTCTGAGTGTACGGTCGATGCTGGATCATCTCCCTGCAGAGAGCCATTGACATAGCAATGCAGtcaatacacaattttaagtTTGATATATTACGTGTTCTAGGTAACTGGTAAACAATATCTAATAGCAGTTCTCAAAGACTAAAACAGCAGATAAAGATAATTAACAAGATACAGTTTTTACAAAAGAAACGTACAACCTTGAAACCTTTCTGATGCAATTATCAATGAATCTATTGAAAACAACTTGACAAGCTTCATATTTACTAATCAGTGACATCTGATTGGGCCAATTTCCAAACACAAAATAAGCAAGATGTTTAGATATGAAACCCATGAAAGTACATAAGTCATGATGCAATGATTTTCTCGATTGAGTGATTGACAAAAATGCAACTAGTTTTTTTATTCAACTTGATGGAGCAAACAATTCATTGCAGTATACAACTCAATCTGACCGCATCTGGTTCACGTTTCCAATACATTTATGGCCAGATAAGAGGAGGTATGAAGTCCCACCTCAGAAATTTCCAATTAACATAtaagaaacaaatctacaTAGACGCCTAAATTGGCaaggtttttcttgtttgaggaagaaaaaaagactGAATGAGACAGGTAGAAGAAATGAATTTTAACCCAAACAAGAAAGGACAATCAACTGAGATCTTTCAAATTATTTGACTGCAGATGAGTGAAAGCCAATATATTAGTTGTGACAAAGATGCACTATCAGTTCTGTGTGTGTAAAAATCCAATGCAAGATTAATCTCCCAAGTCCCACCCAACTCAGTATGTAATAATTTGATATACTTTTTGAAACATTACCATATTTATACCGTCTCTTTGCTCAATATGTTTGAGTTTAAATTCCATCAGAATCAATTGCTAAGCTATTGACTGTGTAAATCTGTGCAAATCTATTGATAAATAGGCTTATGTTTTCACGCATGTCATAAATAAACTACATCTGGATAGTTACAACGTATACCGCCGAAATAAAGAGTGATCACAATGATGCTTATAACCTGAAAATGCAAATAAGAATACTATTTTTAGCACCATAGATCAATTTTAGAATGCATCAAAATACTGGATGGTGCACGCTTGATATTTCGTACGCAGTAAACAGAGAAGAGATGAAAAATTAAAGCTACCAACAGAAAGTTTAACCGATACAAATATAAGTTACATCTGCGTCAAATTTCATCCATGTATAATGTATTAATTGGCCCTCAAGTCAATTACTTTACAAAACCTTATCTGAATGACATAAGGTGTTAAAATATTATACTTAGTCTATTCACAGGATTTTGCTTCACAGGTTTTGGGCTGTGTGAAGCTAAAACCAATAACTAGGGAAGTATAAAAAATCAGATTATATTTATTATCCTACTTCCAATTTTtctatccaaaaaaaaaatcagattaTAGCTAAACAAAGAAGATCCAGAAAACTAACACTGGCGGTAAGAGAAACCATTTATATCAAGGGCAATGCCACGGAGCAAGGCCAaacaagggcaagggcaatgCCACTGAGCAAAGCCGTGTGGCAAAGCCATACATGCAAGGTCAATGTAAGAGCAATGCCATATGTTCTCTTTTAGACTTCCAAAATTAGCAAACTAGATACATATTAGAACCTATTAACACATTAAGAGACAAGTGGACAACCATAGGTAATTTGAAATACTCCTAAACACAACAAGAGTAACAAATGGAAAGGTGTCAGAACTAAGGATTAAAGAAAACTTACGGAGCCATCCAGCGGTATGTCCCAGTCTCCGGTGTCATTCCTTCTGTCTGCACCTCAATACGGGCAACCCCGAAATCAgcaattttaattgatttgtCTGAATTAATCAAAAGGTTGTCAGATTTCAAGTCCCTGTGAATCAGCCCGAGACCATGGACATATGCCATCCCCCTCGCAACATCCAAAGCTTGCTTCACTGCTAACTTCAATGGAACTGACCGGCTCTGCCGCTTCATCAAGAAATTACGTACCGAACCACCCTTAGCATACTCTGTTACAATGCACCAAACCATCGGTTTACGGCAGCCACCGATAAAACGCACTATGTTTGGATGCTTCAATGTAGCCAACATCTTGACTTCCTGTTGGAACTGTTGCTCCATAATCTGAGCCTTTTCTGGGTCATTTTCAGGCCTCTCCAAAATCTTGATAGCAACATCTTCGCCGTTGTAAGTGCCTCTATACAGCTTCCCAAAAGCACCCTGTGCAAAAGCTTCACCCATGTTTAGCTTTCTTAAGTCAATTGTCCATGCCTCATAATTCTGAAGCCCCTCTGTGACGGAATTGCTGTCCATCAGAGCACAGGCAAGTTGATCATCACTGAGGGCATGTGTGACTCTTCCGCGATTGACGCTTTGTGCAACAGAGTAGTTGTCATTAGTGCGTCGGCGCAGGCCTTGGTGGTTCAAGATGCGAGTGTGGGAATCATTAGTATTTGAAGCAACACTGCTGTTATCTATGGACATGGCAACAGAGCCTCCATCAATGCTGGTTTGCATACTGTCCATGGACATGTTTGTACCCTCACCCTCGTGGAGTTTGTGGTAAAAGACTTGAGACAAATCGTAGTAGTTGTTATCATTGTTGTTTAGACCTATAATTCCGGTGTACTTTGCATCCAACATTTCCGACTCCAATACAAAAGCACAACCTTGCCAGTTGCCCTAAATGTTCAACATCAGATAACTGCTTAAACTATAACTAAGTCTTTCTCGAATTCCTGAAAACCAAAATTGACCCACAGAAATAAGAGGGTTTTACGGGGATGAATCAGACTCGCatagaaataaatgaaatcatgGATGACTGTGTGATTGAAGTGATACAAAAGAATGATAGAGAGTAAATCAAGGGCAAGCAAGCAGCAGCTTTTGCTGAAAAGTACAGATTGGAGATTAATCTAGACGGATGATCGTCCTGAACAACAAAtcgaaacacacaaaaagTCTACGAACTGGGAGAATAGTCAAGCTGTGAGTTGAACAAGGCTGATGGAAGCCAGAACGTACCTAAATCGAGGATGGATTGCTGAGAGATCGAATGAAATCCACAACACCAAGAGTCGAAGACCTCTTCTTCCCCAGTCTtcgtttctctctctctcttctccctcttctcacgctttcctttttttttttactcgtTTCaatacttttttattttttaactatatatatttattaggCTGGGCGGCTCTTCGGTGCGGTCCTCTGACTCCTTTCGTacattctctctctttccttgttttttctttttccacaACAACAATATAAGGAAAAGTCATGATTAACTTTCATTTTCAGTTGATACACATAGAACGCTGAGTACACAAGTTAAACTAAATAGCcggactctctctctctctctcgatatTATGTCCGAATATAAGTAAGTCAAGCTGACgttaaaataaaaagtaaatcaAGCTAACCAGCGATGCTCATGATATCTTATACCAAAGTTTAGTTCTCAGTGGTAAATTTGGAAgattcaggaaaaaaaaagtgatgaTAGAGGTTTAGATAGCAATTATGGAAGTTGTTAATGTAGTGTATTGCGCTATGACAATATGCCTCACTATTCGTTCACAAGATACGATGTGCTTCTTGTCCCGTTCTTGTCACAAGTAGCACGAATCGTCAAAGTGGAGACTACGGCGGCGTGGTCTTTAATTCTCCGATGCTCAAGTCAGGTCAAtaataatttatgcagagtaacagtAAGTGATTTAGTTTGCTTACCTTATGATGTCAAATGTTTGTCCTTTAATAGTTGAGTTGAGATAGATCATTCTCTCATCTTCCGATGTGAGATTAAGTCCAGTTAAGGTGTTCTCTGGAGCTCCATTTGGGATGCGCGTGAGGACGCGTCCATAGTCGGTTTGAGCCGCGGGGCGGCTCGTTACACAGCTAGTGCGGCTGTCTTTCTGCTGGTACTGCGAGGCTGGGCTATTTATGGGCCTTAGTGTGCTAATAGTTACGCTGATTATGGCTGAgtataagcctatgccaacaagttCCCCCAAGTTCCGAGTCTAGGGAGGCAATTTCTTGACTGGGGAGTTAAAATTAAGCATTTTGCCATAATCAGCGGTAGGCCCGCGAACCCCCCAGAGTTCCCCGACTCTTCGGTTAAGGAATGCCACCTAAGTTGCGGACGGTGTAATAAATTGTGTGGTGAGCATCTTTGGGTGTTGTTTTTGTTGGTCAtggtgcgtccgtcatagcgtagtaagtctTTACGCATGTTGTGTCTTTGAATGCTATTTTTtagcgtagtgcgtccatcattacgtagtaaatctttacgcgtatgacgtctttagaagctatctttgagcgtagtgcgtccgtcatggcgtagtaaatctttacgcgtagaACGTCTTTAGACGCTATCTGTGAGCATAGTGCGTTCGTCATcgcgtagtaaatctttacacGTAAGACGTCTTTAAATGCTATATTTGAGTGTAGTGCGCCCGTCATAGcatagtaaatttttacgcgTAGGATGTCTTTagacgctatctttgagcgttgTGACGTGGACCGAGAGATGCGTTATTCGCGTTGTGGGCAGCACGTGTCGTACATGCATTGGGTGAACGTGTCACAAACAGTTCAATTTCGGGAGAGGGTGACGTTAGTGGCTGAGGCAGTTATTGCATACGTTACCAAGGCGTCGTCTCGGTAACTCATGCCACGTGGTGAGATCTGGGATGACGTCTTTTGGGTCAACGACTAAGATGCGAGTAACGTCTTTCTATATCGACCGCTGGGAAGTGTCTTTGAAAGATCAACGGGCGTGATGAAGTGTGGGGTTAATATAAAAGGGTGAAAGGGAAAGAGGAACTCTCATTATCGACAGTTCCAAactttttaaattttgaaagTTCTCTTGTTCCCTCCTTTTCTCTCGACCTTATTCTTCAAGCTTGGATAGAATCTTGCCAAGATTATTTGTGCAAATCGGCCTTCAAGGTGTGTATTGGTTGAAACTTCTTGTTTTTTGTTTGCATTTTGGGTTGGTTTTGGTGATTTTTGGGTTATGGGGTGAGGCGGCGGTTTTAGACTTGGGTTTTCTGTCAAAATTGATGGGTTTTGGGTCTGTTTGATCTTTGGGCAAGTGTTTTACGGCTAAGTATGGTGTTTGTGTAGGCGGTTGTCGATGAGTCTAGTTTGAAACTAGGTTTGGtgttcttcgtgttcttcattgcGATATTCTTAGGCTAGATCTGATTAACTCTCTAACTTCTAGGTTTAGGTTGTTCGTTTTTGACTGTGGTGTTACTTGCTGCGGCGTAGAAAATTGGGAAAGTAGCGAGTCGACTAGTACGATGGAGTTGAGACGTTAGGAAATCGGGGAGAGTGAGGTGTGCCTGGTTCCTAGTCAAGACCAAGGTGTGCACGAGCATATTGCGAGCGCTTCTTAGACTAGTACGTCGAGTCCGGCATTGACTCCAGCGCATGTGAGGCGTTGGTTAGATGGCAGGGTGTAGAAATCGGAGGTGGAGGAGCCGTAGGGGGAAGACCCCGCCACAGTGCTTGGGTATATGGAAGAGTTCAAGCTGCCAAATACGATCATGGCGCGGGCCATTGCGGTGGACGAGTACGGCTCGATACTGCCCGAGGGATACGCGTTGGTCAGTCCCTCCGTATTGCGGCTAGGGGTGGAATTGTCGTTTGATCCGCGGCTGTAATATTTGGTAGCAGAGTTTGGCTTGGCATTTGGGCAGGTTAGCTATAACATGTGGCGGgggcaagaagaagaaggcacAAAAAGCGGTAGCCACTCAGCATAAGGTGAAGTCTACCGCCGCACTTGAGGAGGTGTAGATATGACAGTTGATGCACCGCAGCCCAAGAGACAAAAGACCACGCATAAGGGGCCAATAACCTTCACTGAATCCAGAGTGTACGAAGGGACCTCTCAGCCCTATATCGTAGTCTACTAAGCCAGCTGAGCGCTGCGGACTTGGAGAAGCTGGTCTTAATAGGCCAACACGCCGGGCTCGGTGGATTACGACGACCTGAGGGATCTGGCTTAGACGTGCGTAGTCCCCTCGGTCTAGCTACTAGGGTGGCGAATATGGTATTTAACTTACTGGATGCGGAGCAGGATGTCATGGAAGAGCGACGTCTGCTCGCCGTAGTGACTGAGCGCGAcaacaatcatgcaacaaGGGTGCTGCTACTGGAGAATGACTTGGCTAATGCCAGGGTCAAGTTGGAGAATTCAGCGAACCTGCAAGAAGACCTTCGCCAAGAGGTTGCCCGTCGGGAGGTAGCCGAGTCTCTGGCGCAGCAAATGACCGCAGAGAGGGATGCGGCGCAGCCGGCTCTGGTCAAGGCAGAGGGACTACTCAGGAAAGTGAGGGAGGAAGTGGAGGTGTAGAAGGTGTTCGTAGCGGAGGCTACAACCAGCACAATGACAACATTTAAGGCATCGCAGGAGATGACGGAGTACTTGGAGGGGTACTACATCACGGCCATGGGTGACATGGTTGTGCAGCTCCAAGAGCTAGGGATGTTGGATCCAGCGGACTACGAGGTTCGGCTGAGGGAGAAGGGATTGGAAGCACCACCTATGCCGCATGAGGTGGTACCACCCTTCTCGCAGCCCCCCTCAGCTGCGGAGGCCGAAGCGCATGAGGAAAATGGTAAGGAAATTTCTAACTCTTCTTCAACTGTTTTATCTTGTGATAATGACATGTCTGATTTTAATCCGGAGACTCATTCTCCTACTCCTTCCTCACAGAGCGCCATGATGCACAATCGTCGCAAGGCGAACCGGGATAAGCAGCGGACTTAGATACTACACGGACAAGTGAT
This is a stretch of genomic DNA from Argentina anserina chromosome 4, drPotAnse1.1, whole genome shotgun sequence. It encodes these proteins:
- the LOC126791781 gene encoding serine/threonine-protein kinase STY13-like, whose protein sequence is MLDAKYTGIIGLNNNDNNYYDLSQVFYHKLHEGEGTNMSMDSMQTSIDGGSVAMSIDNSSVASNTNDSHTRILNHQGLRRRTNDNYSVAQSVNRGRVTHALSDDQLACALMDSNSVTEGLQNYEAWTIDLRKLNMGEAFAQGAFGKLYRGTYNGEDVAIKILERPENDPEKAQIMEQQFQQEVKMLATLKHPNIVRFIGGCRKPMVWCIVTEYAKGGSVRNFLMKRQSRSVPLKLAVKQALDVARGMAYVHGLGLIHRDLKSDNLLINSDKSIKIADFGVARIEVQTEGMTPETGTYRWMAPEMIQHRPYTQKVDVYSFGIVLWELITGMLPFSKMTAVQAAFAVVNKGVRPIIPPDCLSVLSEIMTRCWDANPDARPPFSEVVRMLEIAETEIMTTVRKARFRCCMTQPMTTD